One region of Oryza sativa Japonica Group chromosome 5, ASM3414082v1 genomic DNA includes:
- the LOC4338119 gene encoding bURP domain-containing protein 2 precursor, producing MARSLAALLLLLVAAAGASHAASPAEMYWKIALPTSPMPGAIRDLISPASSAASASKDKEDTVGSVFFLEKDLFPGSKMTLHFTRATAGAALLPRGRADSVPFASEKLPEILSQLSIPAGSPTADAMRSTLAVCEAARIASETAPKHKHYCATSLESMVELVASSLGTRDVHAVSTEVVNRAGPTPRQAYRVEAVRPVPVPGGDMVACHRMPYAYAVFGVHGIKGAAYTVTLAGADGTMAEAVAACHGDVDGHGVAVAEAYKRLGVAPGKVAVCHFLPQDDMLWVRN from the exons ATGGCTAGGTCTCTCGCtgctctccttctccttctg GTCGCAGCCGCGGGAGCCAGCCAtgccgcgtcgccggcggagATGTACTGGAAGATCGCGCTCCCGACCTCGCCGATGCCCGGCGCCATTCGCGACCTCATCAGCCCGGCGAGCTCAGCGGCCTCAGCTTCGAAGGATAAGGAGGATACGGTGGGCTCCGTGTTCTTCCTCGAGAAGGACCTCTTCCCGGGCTCCAAGATGACGCTCCACTtcacccgcgccaccgccggcgccgcgctgcTCCCTCGCGGCCGCGCCGACTCCGTCCCGTTCGCCTCCGAAAAGCTCCCGGAGATCCTCTCCCAGCTCTCCATCCCCGCCGGCTCGCCGACCGCCGACGCCATGCGGTCCACGCTCGCCGTGTGCGAGGCCGCGCGGATCGCCAGCGAGACGGCGCCCAAGCACAAGCACTACTGCGCCACGTCGCTCGAGTCCATGGTCGAGCTCGTCGCCTCCAGCCTCGGCACCCGCGACGTCCACGCCGTGTCCACGGAGGTGGTCAACAGGGCCGGGCCGACGCCGAGGCAGGCGTACAGGGTGGAGGCCGTGAGGCCCGTGCCGGTGCCCGGGGGCGACATGGTGGCATGCCACAGGATGCCCTACGCGTACGCCGTGTTCGGGGTGCACGGGATCAAGGGCGCGGCGTACACGGTGACGCTGGCCGGCGCCGACGGGACcatggcggaggcggtggcggcgtgccaCGGGGACGTGGACGGGCacggcgtggcggtggcggaggcgtaCAAGAGGCTCGGCGTGGCGCCCGGGAAGGTGGCAGTCTGCCACTTCCTGCCTCAGGACGACATGCTCTGGGTGCGCAACTGA
- the LOC136356430 gene encoding uncharacterized protein, with the protein MADEIKRRREEDDDMMLFVFPAMYMLCGMTNSEKIPRHISRLSGKERLQEILEGHVMDCKVAFRMEPHVFKTIANYLREEKLLKDSRGLRIEEKLGIFMFMLAHNASFQDLQYEFKHSGSTLHRHIKSIFKIIPALTYRFLKLPHADQTHWKIRTNPRFFPYFKNCIGAIDGTHIPITIDGEKAAPYRNRKGTLSQNVIVACDFDLNFTFISCGWEGSATDARVLRSAMNSGFQVPNGKFFLVDGGYANTP; encoded by the exons ATGGCGGATGAAATtaaaaggaggagagaagaggacgATGATATGATGCTTTTTGTTTTTCCTGCGATGTATATGCTGTGCGGTATGACAAATAGTGAGAAAATACCTAGACATATCTCAAGACTATCCGGTAAAGAGCGGCTTCAAGAAATCCTTGAAGGACATGTAATGGATTGTAAAGTTGCATTCCGCATGGAGCCTCATGTTTTCAAGACAATAGCGAATTATCTTAGAGAGGAAAAGTTGTTAAAGGATAGTAGAGGCTTGAGGATTGAGGAGAAACTTGGGATATTTATGTTCATGCTCGCTCACAATGCAAGCTTTCAAGATCTACAATATGAATTCAAGCATAGTGGGTCTACACTTCATCGGCATATTAAGTCTATTTTCAAGATAATCCCAGCTCTCACCTATAGATTTCTCAAGCTTCCTCATGCCGACCAAACGCATTGGAAGATTAGAACAAATCCTCGCTTCTTTCCTTACTTCAAG AATTGCATAGGGGCTATTGATGGCACTCACATTCCTATAACTATAGATGGAGAGAAGGCAGCTCCTTATAGGAACAGAAAAGGGACTTTGAGCCAAAATGTGATAGTTGCTTGTGATTTCGACCTAAATTTCACTTTTATCTCATGTGGTTGGGAGGGGTCTGCAACCGATGCTAGGGTCCTTAGATCAGCAATGAATAGTGGCTTTCAAGTCCCAAATGGTAAATTTTTTCTAGTAGATGGTGGTTATGCCAACACACCATAG